The window CAGCTGCAAAACCAACTGCAATACTGCTGGCTGCAGATGCGGCTGCAATACTGCCGGCTGCAAACCCGGCTGCAATATTGCCAGCTGCGAAACCAGCTGCAACACTGCTGGCTGCAAACCTGGCTGCAATACTGCTGGCTGTATGGATGTCTGAGGGAGGACGGCTGCACCGACGCGTCCCTGGCCCCCATTGCCCTGCCTCTAGGCTTGGGGGATCCCTGGGGCGGAGGGCACGCACCAGCGGgaccctgcctcagtttccccccgtGTCCTGCGGGGCCGCCTCCCTGCAAGGGGCTGAGGACATGCGACGCTGCCGAGGTGACGCTTCGCCCCAGCGCCGGCCGGGGGTTGTCGCTCGCTGGGTTGTTGCATCGGCCGCAGCGGGTGCAGGAGGCTCGCGGAGGAGATGGGGGGCGGAAGGAGGCAGGATaagcccccgctgcctgcagacGACCTTCCTCCCTGCCCGCGGGCAGGCTGCCGGGCTGCTTAACACCAGCGAGGAATTTGAAGCGGTTCCAGCGCCCTGTAAATATTTGGGCTACGAATGACAAGGAAATTTAAACActtggaagggggggggaaaaaaaaatcacttggccGGAGGATGAAACGAGAGGCACCCGGCTGCGGCATGAACGAGACCCCCGGGGCTGCACCGGGTGCTGCGTCTCGGCTGGAGACACCTCTGCCCACCGTGGACATGCCGGTGGCCCTGCCCCGGGCTGGTTGCTGGCCtcgctgccctggccggcggcgACGATGGGCTCAGCCTCAGCTGCAGTCGCTCTCCCGGCCCCCAGGGCCCTGCTGCTTCCCCAGGGATGAGCTCTTTCCCCAGAAACCCAGGACGGATGGGgtgggaaggcacctctggagatcatttagtccaacccccctgctcaagcagggtcgcctcaAGCACGTTGCCCAAGACCATgtccagacgggttttgaatatctccaaggatggagactccacaacctctctgggcaacctgctccagtgctcagtcaccctcacatttAGATGTTTAGATGGATCTTTCCATGTTTccgtttgtgcctgttgcccctcattctatcactgggcaccactgagaagaatctggccccatcctctctacactctcccttcagatacctagacacattgatgagatccccgttcagtcttctcttctccaggctgaacaggcccagctctctcagcctttcctcataggagagatgctccaggcccttcatcacCTTGGTAGCCCTCCACTGCacttgttccagtagctccacatccctcttgtgttggggagcccagaactggacacagcactccagatgtggcctcacctggGCTGAGCacagggggaggatcacctccctcgacctgctggcaatgctctgcctaatgcaacccaggataccactggccgccttggccacaagggcacatggtggctcatggtcaacttgttgtccaccaggacccccaggtccttctccgcagagctgctttccagccggtcTCCCCCAGTCCGTaccggtgcatggggttattcctccctaggtgcagcaccctgcacttcccttcactgaacttcatgaggttcctctccgcccgtCTCTCCAGCCTCTCGAGGTCCccctgaagggcagcacagccctctggggtttCCAGCGCTCCTCCCAGATCTGTACGGTGTGCGAGCTCACCGCAGGTGCGCTCTGCCCCGTCAGGACctttcctccagcttctcctgCTGGCTCAGGCCCAGCGGGTGGCACAACACGCCAGGCAGGTTGGTGGCTTCATGGAGAGGGCTGGGAGCCCGGAGTGCCAGGGCAACCCCGGGAACGGCCATCAGGATCGGAGCAGACCTCCCGCCAGCTCGGCGTCGTGTCTTCAGGTGAGCGGGAACCGCACCCGAGCACGACCAACCGTGTTAACAGCTCCACCACGGGCCCCCGTTCGCTGGGCTtggagagcagcaggaggagggacCAAGCCGTGGGAACCTCCTGGTCCCCGGCTCCGCTGGGGAGCGGGAAAGTTGCGGCGTGCCCACGGATGCTTCCTCTGAGCTTCTCCTCGGATAAGCCGCTCTCTCCGTAAGCTGCTGCCAAGGCAGATCTGGTCTTCGCAGGGCTTAGCGTTAGTAGATTAGACGGCTGCTCCTGACTGGGTTTGAGCGGAGCTTGTATTATCCACTTAAAGGTGGGAGAGCAGCCGAGAGCCGCGGGGATGCCCCGGGCAGGCTGGCTGGGCGCCGCGCATCCCGGTCCTTGGAGACACCGGAGTCTCTGGCTCCGTCGTTTGTGCACCTCCTCGTCCTGCAGACACCTTGAGGAACATCTGTGTGGGCGTCCGCCTCCTTCCCCAACCTATCcgagcctcagtttccccttgaAGAAGGTTACGGGTGCCCAGATCACAGCTGCTTGCAGAGGCTGAACATCTCTTGGCTGTTGCGTTGAGCAAAGGGGGGAGCCGGTCTCCAACCTGGGCCATGGAGCCCATGGAGCATGGAGAAGATGCTGTTATGGGCAGTGGTAGGAGGAAAACGGCTCTGCTGCATTTTGGGGGTTCCCATGGGCTCCTGGGGTGGGAAAAGCTCCTGCAGGGCCCCTCCAGCCTTGCACCAGTGGGTCGCAGTGGGGCAGGAGAGGACCGGAGGAGACCAGAGGGGCTCCAACCTTGCCGGCAGCCCCAGGCCCTCCTCTTCTCGGGACGAGACCATCAAACAACACCGCAACTCTGGAAGAATTCAAAGCCGAGcctttccttccccatccctTTTTCTCCTGTCCGTGGGAAAAGCCAGGAGACGGGCAAACATGCGCTTCCCAATAGGAAATTCTCACACTTCCCGGCCCCCCCAACGTAAATAAAAGAGCAAACGCAACGGCGTGGGGGGCACAGAGCCGCCGGAGCGGGGAGGTCTGAGGCGCCGGGACCCTCCGCTTCCCTGCCCGCCCGTTCCCACATCCCTCGGCCTCGGCCCCCAGAGCCTTCGGCCTCCCCACGGCCCTGGCGCTGACAGCCCGGCTTCCCTGCCGCCCCGAAAAAGGAGCCGAAGCGGTCGCTGAGGTTGGAATCAGCCTTTATTTCTCTCTATCACGAAAGTAAATCAGCAGTACAAATACGCTTTGGCATGAGAAACGGAGAAACTTTGCCGGAGGGAGTTTTATTCCCCGCCGGTGCCTAAGGAGGAGAAAGATGCTGAGAGCGAAGAGAAGTTTCCCAGAGTCATCCGCAAGTTTCCCGCGCGACTCCTTTGCAGTAGATATTTATAGACTTCTATAGATACGATTAAAGCGTCATTTGTAATAAATATCCTCTCCGACATCTAGCAGTACGTACGCGTCGTCAAGTATTGGAAATGTGTTGTTTTTCTTCCGTTAGGAGGGGAGGCGACGAGCGGCGCGCTGGGGAGGGGTGGGCTCGCTCCGTCGCCGGCCCCGCGAGCTCGgctccgggccgcggcgcgggaacCTGCTCCCGCTGTTCCTGCCTCGCCGGCGGGATGCCGTGGGCTGCTCCCGCACCCAGCTCCGCCGGGCAGCTCGGCAGATGCTCCTCTTGCAGAAGCTGCGCCCTACGGATGCGCTCCCCGATGCCTGGTGGTCATGGGATGCGTTCCCGCAGGCTGCACGGGGGGGAAAAGGTGGCTCTGGTGCCCTTCGCTACCCCGATCCCGTGGGAGGCACCTCCCTGGGGCGCATCCCGTGCTGCCGCAGGGCTGCGCTTTGCTCCCCGGCTCTTTCTCGCTCCGCAAAATAAGAGGAGCTTCGGGCTCTAGCCCGAGCTCTGCCCCTTTGCCGGGGACAAAGCGGACGATCCCAAGGAGACGCTCCCGCTTCTTGCATCCCGCCACTGCGCTTCCACACGCGCTCCCTGGGGAACCCCTCATCCCGCAccggctgctctccctgcctgcgCTCTCCAGGGAAAGGCAGCTCCTAGTTTGGGCTGGGGAAGGAAAACGGCATCACCATCCATGGGACACGGGGCATCCAGGGGAGGGTGGGAGCTGGGGAACGTTATTCCTGGGGCTCCCTCCTCGCATGGgcaccctccccaccccggcAGTGCGGGGACGCGGCAGGATGCAGGCTCCAAAGGGATGCAACAGATATCCAAAGGCTGCAACAGATATTTGAGGAGGAATGGGTGGAAAAAGTCCCTTAATGCTCcatgttgtcccccccccccaaaaaaaagccttccttGCTGCCCTCCCCGTGGGTGACGGCTGCAGCCCAGCGCTGCCCTGGGGCGCGATGCGGAGGGACACTCCGGCAAGTCCCTGGCATCCGCTCCCTGCCTGCTTTCCCGGGAAGAGACGTGCCCGGCTCTTGCGAACGCCGAGTTCACGTGCGTAAACGCCGCAGAAACGGGGATTGCTTTGCACTGCCAGCGCCGTGCCGCGGGATGCCAGAAGTCTTTTGGAcacgccagccggctccggctccTCCGCTGGTGCTCCGGGGGCTGCTTTAGGATGTCCTGCTGCCTCTCCTGGGAAAGGTATAGAAATGCCTGGATCTGGCATCCcaaaaagggttaaaaaaaaaagaggaacatgggggctgccgcccgcctcgGCAGCCCGGCGGGAGCtgcagcccggcgctgcccgtGCCACCGGCGGCGTTTGCGGCTGCCTACGTGACTCGCAGCTTGTTTTCCCAGCCACAGCGGCAGGATCATGTGCCCAGCAATAGAAAAAAACTCCGTCTAAGCCCCTCTTAGCCTGATTTGCCTGCCGACGCGTGCACGACTCCTCGGCAGCATCCCCGGCCACTCGGGAGCCGTCCCTCCTTCGCCTCCTTGCTCCGGGGacgtgctgggagcagggggacgaGAGGATGGGGAGGTGGGAGCTGGCGGTGTGGCACCGTGGCCAGGAGCAAGGGCAGGCAAAGGGCGAGGAGGAGGCGAATCCCCTGATCCGATGCCCGCCGGGATGTTTCCGTGCCGCGCTCACCTGGCCGTGGCATTGCTCCCGGCCGGAGCAATGCCAGGAATCATGCTGTGAGCAGCATCTCCCTGGGTGCAGAAACCGTGCCAGCATTTGCAACCAGTCTTGCTGCCTGGCTCCTCTGCTGCCTTTTCCAGTGTGTCCGGAGCCGGAGccgaggagaggggaaggagctgTGGGTGCTGCGGCCGGTGCAGCGATGCAGCGCCCGCAGCCGGCCGGGCACTGTGCGGCAGCCTCCTCCCGGGGCGACGCTGCTGCCGCCGCGATGTGCACGGAACTGCACGTCCTCCTCTCCCCTGGAGCGGCCGCAGGGAAGGTAGGAACACGCATGTGGGCATCCCGCAGCACGCGCACACTGAACTGTGCACGACCGGCGTGCCCTTGCTCTGCAAAGCCTCCGatgcacttgcacacacatgcacacgcctGCACATGCCTGCACACGCTTGCACACgcttgcacacacatgcacatgcttgCACATgcttgcacacacgcacacgcacagtcACACACCCCACCTGCAGCGATGCCGTCACACCCTCCTGCACAGTCCCTTATCCCAGCTGCCTCCCGGCCACGGAGGAGGTGGCAGCCGCGGCCGGGATGGGGCTCGTGGGGCCGGGCAGGGTTGCGCCGGGTGCAACGAAGCGAGGTGCAGCTGCGAGAGATGCGGGCGCAGCCGTGACCcactcgcccccccgcccccccggggctgccccgtcTCCTCCCCTTGGCTCTCCATCGGGTCAAAAAGCTCTCCAGGTCTTCAGTTCAAGTTTCACATTTTGAGGAGtggtttgcaaaataaaataaaataaaacaaaacaataacatgaaataaaacagaCCAACAGCCCCCTCTCCCCGCTCTGGAAAGGACCAGGAAAGCCTCGGCGAGCGGAGGGAGGCGACGGCGTTGCAGTACGTGGACATCCTGCGCCCCGGCGGAGATGCCCAGGTGCCCCCCCGCCGGCTTTGCCGGTCGTAGGACAGTTTCCTCCTGCTGCGACCTCCCCTTGGCCGAGGGGGCacgtggggaaggagggaggggggggtcGCGGGTGGCTACACGGAGCTGCGGCGCTTCATGAGTCCCTGGAAAGCCGAGAGGCTGTGGAGGCCCGTGGAGACGGAGCTGATGGCCGAGCGTTGGGCGTTGCAGAAGCATCTGTTGGAGGGCGTCTCCGGGTAGCGGCCGGGCGAGGAGTGGCTCTGCTCCACGCACGTGTCCGAGGTGGACAGGTCCCTGGGGATGATCATGGGGATGGAGTACTGCAGCTTCTCCCGGCTCTTGTACCATAGGCACGAGCACATGGACTGGAAGTGGAGCACCTCCGCGTAGACGTTGCGAaacccgccgcccccgccgcccaccaccccgccaccgccgccgccgccgccgccgccgccccccacgGCCGCCGCGGTGGACGAGGCGGTGTCCGCGGTGTGGACGCTGCTGGCCTGCCCGTTGCGGGTGAGCAGCGCCCGGTGCTCAGCATCCCGCTTCTCGTCCTCGGCGTTCATGGTCATGAAGCGCAGCACCACCAGGTTGAGGAAGGCCCCGATGACCGTCAGCCCCATCAGGATGTAGACGAAGCTGAAGGCCACGTACTGGGGCTTGTTCTGGAGGGCCTCATCCTTCTGCAGGGCCACGTAGTCCCCGAAGCCGATGGTGGTGAGGGTGATGAAGCAATAGTAATAGGCGTGGAAGAAACTCCAGTGCTCGTAGTAGGAAAACGCGGCTGCCCCGATGCACAGGGTGCTGATGCAAGAGAAGAACCCGATGGTGACCATGTTGGCCATGGACACCTCGGCCCGTCTCATGCCAAGGCACTTCTTGACGCGGTGGAGGAGGTATTTGACGAAGGTGTTGATCCGCTCGCCCAGGCTCTGGAACATGACGAGGGTGAGGGGGATCCCCAGCAGGGCGTACACCATGCAGAAGACCTTCCCGCCGTCCGTGCTGGGGGCTGCATGGCCgtaccctggggaaaaaaaaaagacagagcgaGTTGGCTTGGTCATTGCACGCCTAACATGACACGCTTCCCTTTTTCTGCTGCTCGAGGGCAGCTGGACACGGCCGTATCCCAGGGTGCAGAGCCGGCATCGTCTTGGAGCAAGCTCCTGAGAGGGACAGCGAGCTGCCCAGCTCTTTGAGGGCAACGCTGGAAGCTTTCCGGGAGGAAGCACCCACTTTCCCTGGAGCATCCGCTTTTCCTGGAAGCGTCCACCGATCTCTGAGTGCTTTCTGCAGGATGGTGCTTGCTATCTTCAGGCCTCCCTGCAGACGCGGGGTCCTGCCCTCGCGCTTCCCTCGCAGATCGCCTCCCCCATCCGAGTTCCCCAGCTGCCCAAACCCAGCTGCCGACCCGCGCTGCCCTCGCCCATGAGAAGCAAGGAGTGACTGCAGATGGTTTTCCAGACTAAGAGGATAACGGGAGACCTCAGAATAAAAGTaacggggagggggagagaaggcagagacaaaaatgaaaagccCTCGTCTTGCGGAgagaggagccgggggggggggggccgggggggcctccGCCGTGGTCCCTGGGCTGGCTGGGGGCAGTGGGTCGTTGCTTCCCCACCACCAGCCACCGAGGGCAGGTGGAGGGAGCGTGCACCAGAGACCCGGCCCCGGGACCCATCTGCATTTCGATTAATCTCCTTCCTGCGCAAAACGCGTGCAAAGAGGACGCGTTCTTTCTCTGCGCTGCCAGACTATTTGCGTCTGATGGATGTTGGGAGGGGGTCGAAGCGGAGAAAAGGCAGATGAGATTGCGGAAAGCTGCGGCTGCCTCCCCAGCCGGGTGCTCCGGGGTCCTGCAAGCCCCCCGTCCGCACCCCGGTGCCGGTCCTGGCCCCTCTCCGGCTCCAGCACCTTCTGCGTGCTGCACCAGGTCCTGGAGCTGGGACAGGCAGCCGGACGTTCCCCCCGGACCCCGTCCTTGGCTCCGTCTTGGCGTGACGTGGAGGACCCTGAGAGTGTTTTTGGGGGTGGGACTGGACTGAGACCCAAGCGTCGCGGGGTTTGTCCAGCCTTCTGCTGATACAcgtgaaaagcaggaaaaaaattagtGGTTTTGTTTAACCCACACCACAAAGCTCAGCTCAGAGAGACCAGTTTGGAAGGAGAACAAAAGTGATGAAGGGCTGTTGTCCAGAGCTGCCTGGTGAGGTGACATCTGGCTTTAGCAGAGGACACCAGGGCAGGGGAGCTCCTTTCTGCTCAAGGCCAGGTGAGCCCACATCTCCCAGCTGCCAGGAGAGGGCTATAACCAGCAGGTTGGATGGTCCTCCAGGTCCTGCTCCAGCCTTCTTCCCACCTGGTGAGCCCACACCTCCCAGCTGCCAGGAGAAGGCTATAACCAGCAGGTTGGATGGTCCTCCAGGTCCTGCTCCAGCCTTCTTCCCACCTGGTGAGCCCACACCTCCCAGCTGCCAGGAGAAGGCTATAACCAGCAGGTTGGATGGTCCTCCAGGTCCTGCTCCAGCCCTGTTCCCAGCTGGGGGAGCGAATGCAGGTGTCCGGCGCTTCCCGAAGGTGCCCTCACCTCCGGGCAGCTGCCGTTCCCCTCtgccttttccctctccttccctccctctccggCTCGCAGCAAATCCCGCAGCCCCGTGCACCGCGTGGAGCGGCGCCAGCGCGAGGCATGGAGGCAGCTCGACCTTAAACGCTCCCGAGCCAGCCGGCCggaggaggctctgccccagccgGGGCCCATCCGAACTGCTCCGGGGACGCGCTGCCGGCCTCGCTCCGCGCGTCGTGCCTATAGCGCCACGCTCGTCGCTTATTAAACGCCTCCAAAAATACGTTCCGTGTCAAAGATCAAGCGGCGTGCACCTACGTGCGGAAAACACTTGGATGTAACGCGATCATCGACGGACGAGGACGGCGAGTCGTTGAGCATCTCTTCCGTCGCTCCGTCCCGGCTTTGTTTAATCCTTGCCCTGCAGAGGCAGGGAGCGTTTGTCACTGTCATCTGCGCTGGCAGCCTCCGGGAGGCCAAGGATTAAGCGGTGCCGGAGCGAGGCGAAAGGAAGAGTTGTCAGATCTCTGTCCAAACCGCCTCCGAGGAGCTGGCGCGACCTTTCCCACCCGTCGGAGCCGCCGGGCTCCGGTGCCGCTTGCGCTGGGCTCTGCGGAGAGCGTGGTTGCGCCTCCAAAATCTTGGGGTGCAGCCCCAAACGCCTCCGTCCTCCCAGTCCTCTGCCCCTGGCTAAAACTCCAGGTTTCTCCGACGGGATGCCACAGCCCGGCGCCGGCGTGCGCACGGATCCCAAACCCTGGCTCCGAGGTGTCTGCCAGCACCCCTTTTCCCAAGGACGCCCCGTCAGCAGGCTTTTCCTGGAGCCGGGATGCTGCCGCGCTGTGCTGGGTCCTGGAGCAGGACCGGATGGTGCATTGCAAAGCCGGGCGGCATCCCGCTTTCCCGGATCGGTGCTGGGGCTTGGCTCCATCCCAGCTCTGCGAACTTGCTCCGGGGAACCGGCACATCGAGGACGGGATTTCAGGCTCCGGGCTCTCGCTGCCTGTACGTGCACCGCCTGACGGCGATCCCGCGCGAGGACGGGGCGACGGTGGCGCAGACACGAAATCCCTGCGAACCCCTCCTTGCCCCTGCGCTGCCGCGGCCGCAAGCGCGCGAGCTTCTGGGAAGTTCCTGGGAATGTGACAAAGTCTCCGCCGCTGCCAAGCGCAACAGCGGCTTTGCTTTCCCCCGCGGCTCCCATCAAAGAAATATGCCTGATTTATGGCCGTGTCTCACCTCGCCCCCGTCCCGCTCCGGGCTCGCGGCTCCCTCGACCGGCCCGGCCTCTCCGGAGAAGGCACCGCGTGACCCGGCGCTCTCCCGGGCTCCCTGCAAGAGCTCCTCGTGCTTTCTTTGCCCCGGGACCCTTGACCCCCCCTGTTTCTCTCCTTGCTGCCTCCTTCCCACGCTGGGCTCCCTTCCCGGCATTCCCGCAGCCAGCCGGGGCCGGCTCCATCGCCCTTTTCCCTGGCCGCCCTTGCAAAAACACGCTCAGCGTCCCTGCTCTTCTCCATCGCTTCCTGCCCTCCGCCGGCACCCCGGGGCCTCCCGCGCGGCAGGGGGGGGGATCCGGGGATCTCTGAGCGCCCGATGCACCTCGGAGCGATCCGGCACCGAGGGACGGCACCGAGCGGAGGTGCTGCAGGGCGGCCCGCGGCGCTGACCCCTTCCAAAGGTACCCGACGTGGTCAGAGCTTCCGACGCCCGCGGAGCGGCCCTGGCGGCTGCTGGgagccggcacggcacggccagAGTCCAGGTGCTCCGGGCTCCCTCCCCACCTGGCTCCGTGGGTGCTGCAAGCCAGCGCGGAGCGCAGCGGGCGTCCCCCGCGGGAATACATGGCATGTCCCCGAGGAACGCGGCCGGCTCGTGTCCTTTTTAGGGCCGTAGAGGAACCGGGGCGGATCTGCCTGTTATTCCCGGGGAGCAGGTGCACGCTGCAGCTGGCTCCCGGCCTGCAATAAATCCCCGGCTGTCAGGCAGGATGGATGGCCGGGATTAGCAGGCAGCTGTCtccgcgccgcgggaaggggcCTGCAGGGTTGTTGTCAGCAAAGCCTGGGAGTGCGTCGCTTCCCTGGGGGTGGGAGGATGGTGGAAACGTCTCGGAGGCGAGTCACCGAATTGCCGGACAGGGAAAAGGgctgggaaggcagagagagCGCCACAGGCCTGGTCTTGGGGTGCAGGGAAGCAGGGCAGGGGTTGGGGATACAGGGAAGCAGGGCAGGGTTTGGGGAATGGAGGGAGACAGGGATGCATGGCAGGGCATGGGAACGCATGGAGACAGGGAGGC is drawn from Apteryx mantelli isolate bAptMan1 chromosome 3, bAptMan1.hap1, whole genome shotgun sequence and contains these coding sequences:
- the KCNK3 gene encoding potassium channel subfamily K member 3 codes for the protein MKRQNVRTLALIMCTFTYLLVGAAVFDALESEEETAERRRLEAKRLELKSKYNLSAESYRELEWVVLKLKPHKAGVQWKFAGSFYFAITVITTIGYGHAAPSTDGGKVFCMVYALLGIPLTLVMFQSLGERINTFVKYLLHRVKKCLGMRRAEVSMANMVTIGFFSCISTLCIGAAAFSYYEHWSFFHAYYYCFITLTTIGFGDYVALQKDEALQNKPQYVAFSFVYILMGLTVIGAFLNLVVLRFMTMNAEDEKRDAEHRALLTRNGQASSVHTADTASSTAAAVGGGGGGGGGGGGVVGGGGGGFRNVYAEVLHFQSMCSCLWYKSREKLQYSIPMIIPRDLSTSDTCVEQSHSSPGRYPETPSNRCFCNAQRSAISSVSTGLHSLSAFQGLMKRRSSV